The sequence GCGGATTTACCGAATCGGCTTCCGCAACAGCCGGCGGCATCCTTGCTGCATGGCGATCTGTGGAGCGGCAATGTGCTAGTCACCGGGACCCGGCTCAGCGGCCTGATCGACCCGGCCTGCTACTACGGACACAGCGAGGTCGATATCGCGATGCTGCAACTGTTCGATCGGCCGAGTCCGGAGTTTTTCGAGGCCTATGCCCCCTTGCAAGCGGGCTGTGCCGAGCGATTGACGATCTACCGTCTCTGGCCGGCGCTGGTTCATCTGTTGTTGTTCGGCGGCGGCTACCACGCGATGGTGGGTCGGAATCTGTCAGCGGCGGGCGTATGACCCCGCGGGGCGGAACAGCCCGCACGCGTCGCGACCGACGAACAGCACCTGAACCCCGCGGGAAGGCCGGCTTATGGCAGTCCGCCGTGAACGTAGATGCACCTGCTGCGTGAGGCGTCCATTGATGCCGACGGCACGCTCGACAACCAGATCATCGCGCACGAATTCTTCCACTACGTGCATCACCGCCTGACCGATTCCAGCAGTCAGCAGTCCGGTGCCATGAGCGAAGGCTGGGGCGACATCGACGGTTTCATGTTGTCGACCCGCGCCGATGACACGCTGTCGATCGGGAATGAAAGCTTCCAGGGCGCGTATAGCCTGGCCGGTTACGTCGTCCACAACCTGTACGCGGGCATCCGTCGTGCGCCGTACTCCACGGACTTCGACCGGAACAGCTTCACGTTCAAGCATATTTCCGACGGCGAGCCGACACCGGACGGCGGTGATGGCAGCAGCAATTCGGAAGTGCACAATGCCGGCGAAATCTGGGCCAACATGGTCTGGGAGTGCTACACCGGCTTGCTGAACGACCCGCGTCACAGCTTCGGCGAGGCGCAGTCCCGGATGAAGGATTACATCATCGGCGGTCTGAAAATGACGCCGGCCGATGCCACCTTCACCGAAGCACGCGATGCCATCCTGGCGGTCGCCCTGGCCAATGACTTCGGCGACTACGAAGCCTGCTCGGACGGCTTCGCACGTCGCGGTGCCGGTCTCAATGCCGTGTCGCCGGCACGCGACAGCGCCGACCTGGTCGGTGTGGTCGAGGACTACACCAAGTTCGTCTGCGAAACCGCCGGAGGTGGGGACGGAGATGGAGATGGTGATGGTGATGGTGATGGCGACACCGGCGGCTCCACTGGTGGTTCCGGCGGTGGCTCGCCCGCGCCGGTGGTGCTTGTCGGTCTGGCGGTGGCTGCATTGCTGCGCCGGTGGCGAATGACCGGCAATCGGTAAGCTGCACGAGAGGCAAAAAAGGGCCGGCGGATTCGCCGGCCCTTTTTTTTCGTTGCCTGTAGATCGGCGCCTATCCCGGCAAGGAAGGGCTGTGTTCGCCGGTATGATCCACCGGCGGCGCTCAGCAAGAGCTGCCAGCTTGTATGCTGCAACGGACATGTTGTGATAGAAATCGAGGAATGTCGGACAAGTCCCAAGCCTGCAATGCCTGCCAAGAGACGGAACCCCTGGGCTTCCGGTTTTCAATGGCCTTTCAGCCGATCGTCGATGTATTGGCCGGAGAGGTTCTGGCCGAAGAGGCGCTGGCCCGAGGTCCAGGCGGAGAATCGGCGGCAAGCGTTCTGGCCCAGGTCACCGAAAGCAACCGCTATCGTTTCGATCAGGCCGCGCGGGTGACGGCGATCGAGTGGGCCAGCCGTTTGGGCATGAAGAGCCGACTGTCGATCAACTTCATGCCGAACGCCGTCTACAACCCCGAGGCCTGCATTCAGCGCACGCTCCAGGCCGCGCGCGCTGCGGCCTGGGTGACGGAGCGCATCATCTTCGAAGTCAGCGAGTCCGAACCGATCGAGGACAGGCCGCATCTGCTGGAGATATTCCGGCGCTACCGGGAATTCGGGTTCAAGACCGCGATCGACGACTTCGGCGCCGGGCATTCCGGACTGGGCCTGCTGGTCGACTTTCAGCCCGATTATCTGAAGCTGGATATGGCCCTGATCCGTGATATCGATCGGCGTAAAGCCTCGCGGGCCATCGTCCGACACGCGGTTGGTCTGTGCGACGAGATTGGAATCCAGCTGGTCGCGGAGGGCGTGGAAACCCTTTCGGAAGCCAAGGCTTTGGTCGATCTTGGCGTGCGCTACCAGCAGGGCTACTACTTCGCGCGGCCGGCCTTCGAGTCGCTGTCGAATCCGATTCTGAGACTCCCCAACTAGTGTGGTGTCCTCTTGGAGCCGCTGGCGGTCAGATCACGTACAGATCCACGTACTCGTGAACCGGCATGGCCTCCAGCGAGGCCTGATCCAGAGAAACGTCGAAGATCGCCTTCTGCTGTTTGTCCGGGAACATGCGCGCCAGATTGGTCCGGAACTTCGCCTCCAGCAGCGGGATGCCTTCCTCGCGACGGCGCTTGTGGCCCACCGGATATTCCACCACCACCTCGTCCAGACGGCTGCCGTCGCGAAATTCCACTGTCAGCGCATTGGCGATGCTGCGCTTGTCGGGATCGTGATAGTCGCGTGTGAACTGCGGATCTTCCACGCATTGCATCGTGTCGCGCAGGGCGTCGATGCGCGGGTCGGCGGCCACCCCGTTCTCGTAGTCGGCTGAGGTCAGGCGCCCGAACAGTATCGCCACCGCCACCATGTATTGAATGCAATGATCGCGGTCAGCCGGATTGTCGAGTGGCCCGGTCTTGTCGATGATGCGCAGGCAGGCCTGCTGCGTGCGAATCGTGATTTTCGCGATGTCGTCCGCCGTGCGGCCCTGTTGCTTGAGCAGGCCGTGGACCCTGATCGCCGCCTCGGCACCGGTCTGGCCGTGAAACTCCGCCGGGAAGCTGATCTTGAACAGGATGTTCTCCATCACGTAGTGGCCGTAGGGGCGTTGGAACGCGAAGGCCTTGCCGCCGAAGCTCACGTCGTAGAAGCCCCAGGTTTTCGCGCTGAGCGCGCCGGGGTAGCCCATCTCGCCGGTCTTTGCCATCAGCGCCAGCCGTACGCCGCGGCTGCTGGCATCGCCGGCTGCCCAGCTCTTGCGGCTGCCGGTGTTGGGAGCATGGCGGTAGGTACGCAGGCTCTGTCCGTCCACCCAGGCCAGCGAGACTGCCGCCAGCTGTTCATCGCGGCTCAGCCCCAGCATGTCCGCGACCACCGCAGTCGTCGCGACCTTGACCAGCAGCACATGATCGAGCCCCACCTGGTTGAAGCTGTTTTCGAGTGCGATACAGCCCTGAATCTCATGCGCCTTGATCATGCCGCTCAGCACATCACGCATCGTGAGCGGTGCTTTGCCAGCGGCCATGGCGCTGCGACTGAGCCAGTCCGCTGTGGCCAGAATACCGCCAAGATTGTCGGACGGGTGTCCCCATTCGGCCGCAAGCCAGGTGTCGTTGAAATCCAGCCAGCGGATCAGCGCGCCGATATTGAAGGCGGCCTGCACCGGGTCGAGTTGGAAGCGCGTGCCGGGTACGCGCGCACCGTTGGGTACCACCGTGCCGTCCACGACCGGACCCAGCAATTTCTTCGCAGCCGGATACTCCAGTGCCTCAAGCCCACAACCGAGCGTGTCGATCAGACAGTTGCGGGCTGTGTCGTAAGCCAGTTCGGAGCGGATTTCGTAGTCGCGGACGTAGTCGACAATGTCGACGAGAACCTGATCCCAGTCGGGACGCTGGGCGGACCTGATGTCGAGAGTGGACATGGCGTCGGCTCCTTGATCTGTCGGTGCCCGATCGAAACCGCACGGCGCACGCGTGTGAGTTCGCAACAGCCTAGCAGTCGTGGATGAGGCCTGGCTGACGCTACGGCGCCGTGAACGGCGGCTCGCGACGCATGGCTTGCCGCGCGCCGTAGCTCAGGCTGCGCCATAGCCATTCCACGGGACCGAAGCGGTAGCGGTTCAGCCACCAGTGGCTGACCAGCACCTGCATCGTGAACACCAATACGCTGATCAGGACCACGCCGACCAAGCCCAGATTGGGGCCGATTCCCAGGCCGATGCCATAGAAAAGGGCGATGCCGATCAGCGTCTGCGCGAGATAGTGGCTCAGCGCCATACGGCCCATCGGCGCCAGTGCAGCCAGTCCCCGTCGCCAGAACGGCGCCTGGTACAACAGCGCGATCGCCGCCATGTAGGCGAGGCCCAGCGACAGCGACGACGCCTGCCAGAGCATGCGCAGCAGAAACCGTCCCGGTTCGCTGCGCAGCCATTCGGGTGACTCGAAGACGCCGTGGCGGCGCAGCAGGAAGAAGGCGGTCGCGCCGATTCCGATCGATGCGGACGTCAGCAGGATGCGAAGCCAGCTTCGCCGATGTTGTGCCACGTTCTGCAGCAGGCCGCTCTTGCCGATGGCGACACCGATCAGAATGCGCCCCAGGACATACATCGGCAGAAACCAGACGGCGATGCGCATGCGCAGGTCGCGTGTGAGATTGCCTGCCAGGACCGTGCCGAGACTGTCGGAGGAGAAGGCCTGCAGCGCGGCCCGCGCCGAGTCCGCGGAGCTGATGATCGACGGCAGTAGCGCCGGCAGCACCGGTTGCAGCAGAGCCGGCAGCAGCACGGCGACGAGGATGCCGAGCCCGGCCAGCGTGGCGCTGGACAGTCGCGTCAGCGCCATCAGCAACAATCCGCAAACGGCGTAGTAGCGCAGGATGTCGCCCCACCAGAACAGATAGCCGTGAGTCAGACCGATCGCCAGCAGGATCAACATGCGTCCGGCGTAACGCCGCAGGCCTTTCGATTGGCCGGCTGCGCGTTGCGACTGCATGGCGAAGCCGATACCGAACAGCAGTGTGAACAGCGTGATGAACTTGCCGTCCACCAGGGCGGCCATGACGATTTCGATTGCGGTATCCCAGGCCGCGGTGGGCAGTGTGGCTCGCGCCTCATCAGTCAGGAATTCGAACAGGGACAGGCTGACCAGATTCACCATCAAAACGCCGAACAGCGCGAAGCCCCGCAGTGAGTCCAGCAGCCCAAACCGCTGTTCGGCCGTGGTGGGCGAGTCGGCGGGCGGCGCCTCAGTTCCCGGGGCGACGGTTCGGAGTTTCATCGGTAATCCAATACGAAGGCGCGCGCGGTACGGGCATGAAAAAGCCCGGCGGGATCAGCCAGCCGGGCTTCGGGTCTGCGCAAGGCTTAATGGCT is a genomic window of Gammaproteobacteria bacterium containing:
- a CDS encoding M36 family metallopeptidase; amino-acid sequence: MHLLREASIDADGTLDNQIIAHEFFHYVHHRLTDSSSQQSGAMSEGWGDIDGFMLSTRADDTLSIGNESFQGAYSLAGYVVHNLYAGIRRAPYSTDFDRNSFTFKHISDGEPTPDGGDGSSNSEVHNAGEIWANMVWECYTGLLNDPRHSFGEAQSRMKDYIIGGLKMTPADATFTEARDAILAVALANDFGDYEACSDGFARRGAGLNAVSPARDSADLVGVVEDYTKFVCETAGGGDGDGDGDGDGDGDTGGSTGGSGGGSPAPVVLVGLAVAALLRRWRMTGNR
- a CDS encoding EAL domain-containing protein, yielding MSDKSQACNACQETEPLGFRFSMAFQPIVDVLAGEVLAEEALARGPGGESAASVLAQVTESNRYRFDQAARVTAIEWASRLGMKSRLSINFMPNAVYNPEACIQRTLQAARAAAWVTERIIFEVSESEPIEDRPHLLEIFRRYREFGFKTAIDDFGAGHSGLGLLVDFQPDYLKLDMALIRDIDRRKASRAIVRHAVGLCDEIGIQLVAEGVETLSEAKALVDLGVRYQQGYYFARPAFESLSNPILRLPN
- a CDS encoding bifunctional 2-methylcitrate dehydratase/aconitate hydratase gives rise to the protein MSTLDIRSAQRPDWDQVLVDIVDYVRDYEIRSELAYDTARNCLIDTLGCGLEALEYPAAKKLLGPVVDGTVVPNGARVPGTRFQLDPVQAAFNIGALIRWLDFNDTWLAAEWGHPSDNLGGILATADWLSRSAMAAGKAPLTMRDVLSGMIKAHEIQGCIALENSFNQVGLDHVLLVKVATTAVVADMLGLSRDEQLAAVSLAWVDGQSLRTYRHAPNTGSRKSWAAGDASSRGVRLALMAKTGEMGYPGALSAKTWGFYDVSFGGKAFAFQRPYGHYVMENILFKISFPAEFHGQTGAEAAIRVHGLLKQQGRTADDIAKITIRTQQACLRIIDKTGPLDNPADRDHCIQYMVAVAILFGRLTSADYENGVAADPRIDALRDTMQCVEDPQFTRDYHDPDKRSIANALTVEFRDGSRLDEVVVEYPVGHKRRREEGIPLLEAKFRTNLARMFPDKQQKAIFDVSLDQASLEAMPVHEYVDLYVI
- a CDS encoding DUF418 domain-containing protein; amino-acid sequence: MKLRTVAPGTEAPPADSPTTAEQRFGLLDSLRGFALFGVLMVNLVSLSLFEFLTDEARATLPTAAWDTAIEIVMAALVDGKFITLFTLLFGIGFAMQSQRAAGQSKGLRRYAGRMLILLAIGLTHGYLFWWGDILRYYAVCGLLLMALTRLSSATLAGLGILVAVLLPALLQPVLPALLPSIISSADSARAALQAFSSDSLGTVLAGNLTRDLRMRIAVWFLPMYVLGRILIGVAIGKSGLLQNVAQHRRSWLRILLTSASIGIGATAFFLLRRHGVFESPEWLRSEPGRFLLRMLWQASSLSLGLAYMAAIALLYQAPFWRRGLAALAPMGRMALSHYLAQTLIGIALFYGIGLGIGPNLGLVGVVLISVLVFTMQVLVSHWWLNRYRFGPVEWLWRSLSYGARQAMRREPPFTAP